One window of Gloeothece citriformis PCC 7424 genomic DNA carries:
- a CDS encoding NCS2 family permease has translation MKGLLTWISQFFQFSDHQTNFSTEILAGVTTFLTMAYILAVNPDILSNAIYLEQPKDLFGELVIATALSAAIATLLMAFLANYPFALAPGMGLNAFFAFSVVIGLNIPWQMALSTIFLEGLIFIFLTLFDIRRQIVKAIPPCLKQATATGIGLFIAYIALINGGIILPSETTTTTLTNFNQPTPLMAVVGILITSAFVARRISGALLWGILATALLGWILQISPFPSAIVAIPPFPKDLLGQALIGFWQVDLQRIWDFIAVTFVFLFVDLFDTIGTLTGVGTQAGYIDENGELPKANPALMADAIGTTLGALLGTSTVTTYIESASGISEGGKTGFTGVVVAILFTLSIFFIPVISAIPAYATVPALLIVGVLMAGNVRLIRWDDPAESIPSFLTILIMPLSYSIAEGLAVGFITYPLIKGFQGKLQETTITMWILAGVFILRFGLKALNLTD, from the coding sequence ATGAAGGGTTTATTAACTTGGATTTCTCAATTTTTCCAATTTTCTGACCATCAAACTAATTTCTCTACAGAAATTTTGGCCGGGGTAACGACGTTTTTAACCATGGCCTATATTCTAGCGGTCAACCCTGATATTTTATCGAATGCTATCTATCTCGAACAACCGAAAGATTTATTCGGAGAATTAGTTATTGCCACCGCTTTATCGGCTGCGATCGCAACTTTATTAATGGCATTTTTAGCTAATTATCCTTTTGCCCTTGCCCCAGGAATGGGATTAAATGCTTTTTTTGCTTTTTCGGTAGTCATTGGCTTAAATATTCCTTGGCAAATGGCTTTAAGTACGATTTTTTTAGAAGGACTTATTTTTATTTTTCTCACTCTTTTTGATATTCGTCGTCAAATTGTTAAAGCTATTCCTCCCTGTCTTAAACAGGCAACCGCTACAGGAATAGGGCTATTTATTGCTTATATTGCTTTAATTAATGGGGGAATTATTCTTCCGAGTGAGACAACAACGACAACTCTCACTAATTTTAATCAACCCACTCCTTTAATGGCAGTAGTCGGTATTTTAATTACTTCTGCTTTTGTTGCCCGGCGGATTAGTGGGGCTTTATTATGGGGAATTTTAGCGACTGCCCTGTTAGGATGGATTTTACAAATTTCTCCTTTTCCCTCAGCTATTGTGGCTATTCCTCCCTTCCCAAAAGATTTATTAGGACAAGCTTTAATCGGGTTTTGGCAAGTTGATTTGCAGCGAATTTGGGATTTTATAGCAGTTACTTTTGTCTTTTTATTTGTGGATTTATTTGATACGATCGGCACATTAACCGGGGTAGGAACACAAGCCGGCTATATTGATGAAAATGGGGAATTACCGAAAGCTAACCCCGCTTTAATGGCTGATGCTATAGGCACAACTTTAGGGGCATTATTAGGAACATCAACAGTGACAACTTATATTGAATCTGCTTCTGGTATTTCTGAAGGAGGAAAAACCGGCTTTACTGGGGTTGTTGTGGCAATTTTGTTTACTTTGTCGATCTTTTTTATTCCTGTTATTTCTGCTATTCCTGCCTATGCAACTGTACCGGCTTTATTAATTGTTGGAGTCTTGATGGCGGGAAATGTCCGATTAATTCGTTGGGATGATCCGGCGGAGTCAATTCCTTCTTTTTTAACTATATTAATTATGCCCTTAAGTTATTCGATCGCTGAAGGGTTAGCAGTGGGTTTTATTACTTATCCTTTGATTAAAGGGTTTCAAGGAAAATTACAGGAAACGACAATAACCATGTGGATTTTAGCGGGGGTGTTTATTTTACGGTTTGGATTAAAAGCCTTAAATTTAACTGATTAA
- a CDS encoding PAAR domain-containing protein, whose translation MGKLAARITDTVAHPLPPVLTGGPGSLNVFIGGLPAWRGIFAAAVPALQSAKQATDIAIKSAEAATAAAAGTPGLPAAKAAEETTKATSAATMSSMITSAAAGADIHTCSTPLPIPPHGPGVVIDGSKTVFINNLPACRQGDTILEALGPTNKITGGCPTVFIGG comes from the coding sequence ATGGGTAAACTAGCTGCTAGAATAACCGATACCGTTGCTCATCCCCTTCCCCCAGTCTTAACCGGCGGGCCTGGTAGTCTTAATGTATTTATTGGCGGTTTACCCGCTTGGCGAGGAATATTCGCCGCCGCCGTACCTGCCTTACAATCTGCTAAACAAGCGACAGATATCGCCATTAAATCTGCCGAAGCCGCCACCGCCGCCGCCGCCGGAACCCCCGGACTCCCCGCCGCCAAAGCCGCAGAAGAAACCACAAAAGCTACCTCAGCCGCTACCATGTCCTCAATGATTACCAGTGCCGCCGCCGGAGCAGATATTCATACTTGTAGTACACCGTTACCTATTCCTCCTCATGGCCCTGGTGTGGTGATTGATGGCAGTAAAACCGTTTTCATTAATAATTTACCCGCTTGCCGTCAAGGAGATACAATTTTAGAAGCACTTGGCCCTACCAATAAGATTACAGGAGGCTGTCCTACTGTCTTCATAGGAGGTTAA
- a CDS encoding DUF6760 family protein, whose translation MNLIGGVLSYPSIKLYEEVAFIAYHFHWTLENILTLDHSERQRWVKEIGKINQKHQT comes from the coding sequence ATTAACCTTATCGGGGGAGTTTTAAGCTACCCTTCAATCAAACTTTATGAAGAGGTAGCATTTATCGCTTATCATTTCCATTGGACACTAGAAAATATTTTGACTTTAGATCATAGTGAACGTCAACGCTGGGTCAAAGAAATCGGCAAAATTAATCAAAAACATCAAACATAG
- a CDS encoding phage tail protein encodes MPELEILTNCRFYLELKLKDSKEPIDGIFMDCKGFKCTQEVIEICEVTPNKWGKENKPGQLVRTKLPGNIKTNNLVLKRGMTASKTLWKWFEDVQAGNWAKERRDGSLTIYDQSGTVQARFEFQRAWPSNYTITDVSASSNDVEIEELELACEAFKRIQ; translated from the coding sequence ATGCCTGAGCTAGAAATACTGACCAATTGCCGATTTTATTTAGAGTTAAAATTAAAAGACTCTAAAGAGCCGATCGATGGAATTTTTATGGATTGTAAAGGGTTTAAATGTACTCAAGAAGTGATAGAAATTTGTGAAGTTACCCCCAATAAATGGGGAAAAGAAAATAAACCCGGACAACTGGTGAGAACGAAACTACCGGGAAATATTAAAACTAACAATTTAGTGTTAAAACGAGGAATGACCGCCTCTAAAACATTATGGAAATGGTTTGAAGATGTTCAAGCGGGAAATTGGGCAAAAGAAAGACGAGATGGATCTTTAACAATATACGATCAATCTGGTACAGTTCAAGCGCGTTTTGAATTTCAACGGGCGTGGCCATCTAATTATACCATTACGGATGTGAGTGCTTCTAGTAATGATGTAGAAATTGAAGAATTAGAGTTAGCTTGTGAAGCCTTTAAACGAATTCAGTAA
- a CDS encoding phage tail protein — MPEQDELLVSCRFYFEADGLTEKMILEVSGLTTECPAAGGDKVLGSSKNAVNLRQAAPTRVKFSPVTVKVVATTNTDLYKWYEDCNKNDGGQSNWESNRKAASVSVYDQSGSMKARWELVNSYPTKYEGPKLEAGANDVANETLTLVHEGIKRVQ, encoded by the coding sequence ATGCCAGAGCAAGACGAATTGTTAGTCAGTTGTAGGTTTTATTTTGAAGCAGATGGACTAACAGAAAAAATGATTTTAGAAGTCAGTGGACTCACGACCGAATGTCCTGCCGCAGGAGGGGATAAGGTATTAGGGTCAAGTAAAAATGCGGTGAATTTACGTCAAGCTGCCCCCACTCGCGTTAAATTTAGCCCGGTTACGGTTAAAGTCGTCGCAACGACCAACACAGACCTTTATAAATGGTACGAAGATTGTAACAAAAATGACGGGGGTCAATCCAATTGGGAGAGCAACCGTAAAGCCGCCTCCGTTTCCGTTTATGATCAATCTGGGTCAATGAAAGCTCGTTGGGAATTAGTCAATTCTTATCCGACGAAATATGAAGGGCCAAAACTAGAAGCGGGTGCTAATGATGTGGCCAATGAAACTCTTACCCTCGTTCATGAAGGTATAAAACGAGTTCAATAG
- a CDS encoding phage tail sheath family protein: MPRLDYFAPGVYVEEIDRGSRPIEGVPTNIAAFVGFTEDIRNGAELFKPMLVTTWSQYLQYFARPNSDGFTDFNAYLPFAVYGFFLNGGGRCWITSVGTHLPGTTPATRQTGLEIQTRSRLRPSLRFGLRPERSAQGSVTVEIRDSGPRALPEGTEGEPPANTGEYFSLVVKQGNDVLEQFDHLTMDAQAQPQVATYVVTALQESRWLQVTDISEVGRPLARRPANGQYNVTAPPAASRPERFSRDLEGIQDDRTGVRGIFEIDEVNMLACPDVWRAYEAGLMNIDQVHAVMELMLSMCEGSLSGDTPNPPNRMIVLDTPPDKNKPQEVAQWLDEFGRRSMFGALYYPWIKVANPRNGGQPILVPPCGHVMGVWSRTDETRGVYKAPANEVPRGVIGLAYDTNFREQELLNPRGINCIRKFPNRGIRIWGARTLVEPDKTEWRYISVRRLISYIEKSIELGTQWVVFEPNDEDLWARVKRTVSNFLERIWREGALYGLSPEQAFYVKCDAELNTPETMILGRLYVEVGVCPVRPAEFVIFRISQWTGNEGE; the protein is encoded by the coding sequence ATGCCTAGATTAGATTATTTTGCTCCTGGTGTATACGTAGAAGAAATTGACCGAGGGAGTCGCCCCATAGAAGGAGTGCCGACCAATATTGCTGCTTTTGTGGGGTTTACTGAAGATATCAGAAATGGGGCAGAACTGTTTAAACCCATGTTAGTCACCACATGGTCACAATATTTACAGTATTTTGCTCGTCCTAACTCTGATGGGTTTACAGATTTTAATGCCTATTTGCCCTTTGCGGTTTATGGATTTTTCCTTAATGGAGGGGGACGCTGTTGGATTACCAGCGTGGGGACTCATTTACCCGGCACGACTCCCGCAACCCGACAAACCGGTTTAGAAATTCAAACCCGGAGTCGTCTGCGTCCCTCCTTACGGTTTGGATTACGTCCGGAAAGATCCGCTCAAGGGTCTGTTACTGTAGAAATTAGAGATAGTGGCCCCAGAGCATTACCCGAAGGAACAGAAGGAGAACCTCCAGCGAATACCGGCGAATATTTCAGCTTAGTGGTTAAACAGGGGAATGATGTTCTAGAACAATTTGATCATCTGACGATGGATGCTCAAGCACAACCCCAAGTGGCCACTTATGTTGTCACTGCCTTACAAGAATCCAGATGGTTACAGGTGACGGATATTTCCGAAGTGGGTCGGCCTTTAGCTCGACGACCGGCCAATGGTCAGTATAATGTTACTGCGCCTCCTGCGGCCTCTCGTCCAGAACGGTTTAGTCGAGACCTCGAAGGGATTCAGGACGATCGCACAGGAGTCCGGGGGATTTTTGAGATTGATGAAGTCAATATGTTAGCTTGTCCCGATGTTTGGCGAGCTTATGAAGCTGGCCTGATGAACATCGATCAGGTTCACGCGGTTATGGAACTGATGCTGAGTATGTGTGAGGGGTCGTTATCTGGGGATACGCCTAACCCTCCCAACCGGATGATTGTTCTCGATACTCCTCCCGATAAAAATAAACCCCAAGAAGTGGCGCAATGGTTGGATGAATTTGGTCGTCGTTCCATGTTCGGGGCGCTGTATTATCCTTGGATTAAAGTCGCTAACCCCCGCAATGGAGGACAACCGATTTTAGTTCCTCCTTGTGGTCATGTGATGGGGGTTTGGTCTCGCACCGATGAAACCAGAGGCGTTTATAAAGCTCCCGCTAACGAAGTTCCTAGAGGGGTCATTGGGTTAGCTTATGACACTAATTTCCGGGAACAAGAATTATTGAACCCCAGAGGAATTAATTGTATCCGTAAATTCCCCAACCGAGGAATTAGAATTTGGGGCGCGAGAACTTTAGTTGAACCGGATAAAACCGAATGGCGTTATATCAGTGTCCGTCGTTTGATTAGTTATATCGAAAAATCGATCGAATTAGGGACTCAGTGGGTCGTTTTTGAACCCAACGATGAGGACTTATGGGCGCGAGTTAAACGGACGGTGTCTAATTTCTTAGAGAGAATTTGGCGAGAAGGGGCACTTTATGGGTTAAGTCCGGAACAGGCATTTTATGTTAAATGTGATGCCGAACTTAATACCCCAGAAACGATGATTTTAGGTCGTCTTTATGTAGAAGTTGGGGTTTGTCCAGTCCGCCCGGCTGAATTTGTCATTTTCCGCATTTCTCAATGGACGGGAAATGAAGGTGAATAA
- a CDS encoding Pvc16 family protein — protein sequence MITAVAQTLADLLTRDSTLLSTVQIDLSHPSKRLDVRPALSLYLYDLRQSAEGNNSNVTNIEKDDHKNQLVQTVSNPSVFWFDLSYVIIPWDWTNLGQQRLLSEVIKWLLSHPTLRENSLAPELQGYGDLSIRVASLIFDVPALWNALKLPLQPALYITIKTPFPIYSEECLSESIDSSPLQ from the coding sequence ATGATCACTGCTGTTGCTCAGACCTTGGCAGACCTGCTGACGAGAGACTCTACCCTACTCAGCACTGTACAAATTGATTTGAGTCATCCTAGTAAGCGCTTAGACGTTAGACCGGCCCTAAGTTTATACTTATACGATCTACGACAAAGTGCCGAGGGAAATAACTCAAATGTAACAAACATAGAAAAAGATGACCATAAAAATCAACTGGTTCAAACCGTGAGCAATCCTTCAGTGTTCTGGTTTGACTTGTCTTATGTTATCATCCCTTGGGACTGGACGAACTTGGGTCAACAGCGTTTATTATCAGAAGTGATCAAATGGCTACTTTCTCATCCTACTTTAAGAGAAAATAGTTTAGCTCCTGAGTTACAAGGCTATGGGGATTTATCTATTAGAGTTGCGTCCCTAATTTTTGATGTACCGGCACTATGGAATGCCCTGAAACTTCCTTTGCAACCGGCTCTTTATATCACTATTAAAACCCCTTTTCCTATTTATTCTGAGGAGTGCTTATCGGAATCGATCGATAGCTCACCTCTACAATGA
- a CDS encoding sensor histidine kinase — translation MKNLLSLEKTSHFKLVNLNFFLELQFQQISEQIPIDLALLVYQDCHHRSTERFFREFNSFQLSEAELNGLMTHFKEQELISFFQVSQVGEYESKFLYFCPLSQKNDELEYLVLLTETLLSSSEEKIIIIQSQVIEEYLNLYQAYIQQDNEIKSLEHLIHKIGHELRNPLSLISLMAENLKLSFPQETGQKQVLSIQETIKDLNQSLTQLIDCGKRSRLKLELSDLRLIVLKSLKNFQPLLTSKSITLNYPQDKEAIIAVDHLQIQQVFGNLLSNAIYFSPEGGIITCNWQIFQQEIIVTITDQGQGLSSQDLKHIFTPFYSRRPGGTGLGLTIVQKIIMDHGGSIWAENLPSVGTKFTFILPR, via the coding sequence ATGAAAAACCTGCTATCCTTAGAAAAAACCTCTCATTTTAAGTTGGTCAATTTAAATTTTTTTTTAGAGCTACAGTTTCAACAAATCTCAGAACAAATACCTATTGATTTGGCTCTTTTAGTGTATCAAGACTGCCATCACAGATCAACAGAAAGGTTTTTTCGTGAATTTAATTCATTTCAACTTTCCGAAGCAGAGTTAAATGGATTAATGACTCATTTTAAGGAGCAAGAATTGATCAGTTTCTTTCAAGTCAGTCAAGTAGGAGAATATGAAAGTAAATTTTTATATTTTTGTCCCCTGAGTCAAAAAAATGATGAACTTGAATATTTAGTATTATTAACTGAGACTCTCCTCTCCTCTTCAGAAGAAAAAATTATTATTATTCAGAGTCAAGTTATTGAGGAATATTTAAATTTATATCAAGCCTATATTCAACAAGATAACGAAATTAAAAGTTTAGAACATTTAATCCATAAGATAGGTCATGAACTTCGTAATCCTTTATCTTTAATTAGTCTAATGGCTGAAAATCTTAAGCTCAGTTTTCCTCAAGAAACCGGTCAAAAACAAGTCTTATCAATTCAAGAAACCATTAAAGATTTAAACCAGAGTTTAACTCAATTAATCGATTGCGGTAAACGGAGCAGATTAAAACTAGAATTGTCTGATTTAAGATTAATCGTGCTTAAAAGTCTCAAAAATTTTCAACCGCTTTTAACCTCTAAATCTATCACATTAAATTATCCTCAAGATAAAGAAGCTATTATTGCTGTGGATCATTTACAAATTCAGCAAGTTTTTGGCAATTTGTTAAGTAATGCGATTTATTTTAGTCCTGAAGGGGGAATTATTACCTGTAATTGGCAAATTTTTCAACAAGAAATTATCGTGACTATTACCGACCAAGGTCAAGGATTATCTTCACAAGATTTAAAACATATTTTCACCCCTTTTTATTCTCGTCGTCCCGGAGGAACGGGATTAGGGCTAACCATTGTTCAAAAAATTATTATGGATCATGGGGGGAGTATTTGGGCAGAAAATTTACCCTCAGTAGGCACTAAATTTACGTTTATTTTACCCCGTTAA
- a CDS encoding LuxR C-terminal-related transcriptional regulator gives MLGQKYISTMLVDDESLFRENLKTLLNLYSDSGKMDFTIISEADSATKAINLIHRYHPHLILLDLELDHESGLDILKYLQTHHSSVITLVLSAHQEENLIFQAMQAGAKGYIFKINLVQQLGEAVNTVMNDKVYLPPEVATHFFHYFNTYCDPLSNSDKELDLTKREKEVLQYLIQGLSNEQIAKQLYITVATVKAHLTAIFNKLGVKNRTQAIVAALKMNQAVNYPN, from the coding sequence ATGCTTGGTCAAAAATATATTTCTACAATGTTAGTCGATGATGAATCTCTCTTTCGAGAAAATCTGAAAACTCTGCTTAATCTGTATAGTGACAGTGGAAAAATGGATTTTACCATTATTAGTGAAGCGGATTCTGCAACCAAAGCGATTAACTTAATTCATCGCTATCATCCTCATTTAATCTTACTCGATCTTGAACTCGATCACGAAAGTGGACTGGATATTTTAAAATATTTACAGACTCATCATTCATCAGTAATAACCTTAGTGCTGTCTGCTCATCAAGAAGAAAATTTAATTTTTCAAGCCATGCAAGCGGGAGCTAAAGGATATATTTTTAAAATTAACTTAGTTCAGCAACTTGGGGAAGCCGTAAATACGGTGATGAATGACAAAGTTTATTTACCCCCTGAAGTAGCGACTCACTTTTTCCACTATTTTAATACTTATTGTGATCCTCTTTCAAATTCAGATAAAGAACTCGATTTAACCAAACGAGAAAAAGAGGTTTTACAATATTTAATCCAAGGTTTATCTAATGAACAAATAGCCAAACAACTCTATATTACAGTCGCTACCGTTAAAGCTCACCTAACCGCAATTTTTAATAAACTAGGGGTAAAAAATCGGACTCAGGCAATTGTAGCTGCCTTAAAAATGAATCAGGCTGTGAACTACCCCAACTAA
- a CDS encoding serine/threonine protein kinase, translated as MKCCIPNPSCLNFCRLDGRLISGQGVIRNPLTGWEYEVLKVLARGGMGTTYLVYNYQIRRLAVLKEMNAKMASKAKARELFQREARILQSLEHRGIPRFYDFFWTEQHYSLLMEMVHGYSLEEVLPLDPSQAIEWMLQLTDILDYLHQRNPPVIHRDIKPSNLLLRYNPREIVLIDFGAVKEATAPPGTRIVTPGYGAPEQQKGLCSVQSDFYALGTTLVYLLTRQYPNKLYLFSKGQFVNLESAGVPPILIGVINTLTSFNPHERPQSATEVRDILTASLKALA; from the coding sequence TTGAAGTGCTGTATACCTAACCCTTCTTGTTTAAACTTTTGCCGACTCGATGGACGTTTAATTAGCGGACAAGGGGTTATTCGTAATCCTTTGACGGGATGGGAGTATGAAGTGCTAAAAGTCCTCGCTAGGGGAGGCATGGGCACAACCTACTTAGTTTATAATTACCAAATCCGTCGATTGGCTGTTCTCAAAGAAATGAATGCTAAAATGGCTTCAAAAGCTAAAGCTCGTGAACTTTTCCAGCGAGAAGCCAGAATTTTACAATCTTTAGAACATCGGGGGATTCCTCGATTTTATGACTTTTTCTGGACTGAGCAACACTACTCTTTATTGATGGAGATGGTGCATGGTTATAGTTTAGAAGAAGTTTTACCGTTAGACCCCTCTCAGGCGATCGAATGGATGTTACAGTTAACGGATATCCTAGACTATCTTCATCAACGTAACCCCCCAGTTATTCACCGAGATATTAAACCCTCTAATCTTCTTCTGCGTTATAATCCCCGTGAAATTGTTCTGATTGATTTTGGTGCGGTTAAAGAAGCGACTGCACCCCCCGGCACTCGTATTGTGACTCCGGGTTACGGCGCTCCGGAACAACAAAAAGGATTATGCAGTGTTCAATCGGATTTTTATGCGTTGGGTACGACTTTAGTCTACCTCTTAACTCGGCAATATCCCAATAAGTTATATCTTTTTTCTAAAGGTCAATTTGTTAATTTAGAATCGGCTGGAGTTCCTCCCATTTTAATCGGTGTTATTAACACTTTAACCTCTTTTAATCCTCATGAGCGTCCCCAAAGTGCCACAGAAGTTCGAGATATACTCACCGCTAGTTTAAAGGCTTTGGCTTAA
- a CDS encoding pentapeptide repeat-containing protein has protein sequence MDATELIKKYTAGERDFSDITMEYANLKGVTLKGANLARTNFREADLTGADLTGADLSGSNLEDADLRNVNLCQTNLSGAVLNGASFKGANLKGANLKGAILEQTDFREADLREANLTGSNLDRAFIEGANLTDVILSENEPEPSEPALTQTHQSSEDSPTEAISEEVTVSPQAQETENTLPLELKNPENLAVETPEDSSVDNLPQSPEPILTHEQTPIASNPPLVRIDESEKSPKAPETPDSQPPQSTESQEENPSTHQKRWNLFG, from the coding sequence ATGGATGCCACTGAACTGATCAAAAAATATACAGCAGGGGAGCGCGATTTTAGCGATATAACGATGGAGTATGCTAATTTAAAGGGCGTGACTCTCAAGGGAGCAAATTTAGCCCGGACGAATTTTAGAGAAGCGGATTTAACCGGAGCAGATTTAACCGGAGCAGATTTAAGTGGAAGTAATTTAGAGGATGCGGATTTAAGAAATGTTAATTTATGTCAGACCAATCTCAGTGGTGCGGTTTTAAATGGGGCTAGTTTTAAAGGAGCGAATCTTAAAGGAGCGAATCTCAAGGGAGCTATTTTAGAACAAACGGACTTTAGGGAGGCTGATTTAAGAGAAGCTAATCTAACTGGGAGTAATTTAGATCGTGCTTTTATTGAGGGAGCGAATCTAACCGATGTGATTTTATCAGAAAATGAACCAGAGCCATCAGAACCAGCCCTGACTCAAACACATCAATCATCAGAAGATTCTCCAACAGAAGCGATAAGTGAAGAAGTCACTGTTTCCCCACAAGCACAGGAAACGGAAAATACTCTTCCTTTAGAGTTGAAAAACCCTGAAAATTTGGCTGTAGAGACCCCTGAAGACTCTTCTGTAGATAATTTACCTCAATCCCCAGAACCCATCTTAACCCATGAACAGACTCCCATAGCATCTAATCCCCCTCTAGTCAGGATTGATGAGTCTGAAAAGTCCCCAAAAGCACCTGAAACCCCCGACTCTCAACCCCCTCAATCAACAGAGTCTCAAGAGGAAAACCCCTCCACGCACCAAAAGCGGTGGAATTTATTTGGTTAA
- the trxA gene encoding thioredoxin: MSAAAPVTDDSFKQEVLDSEIPVLVDFWAPWCGPCRMVAPVVDEIAEQYAGQVKVVKLNTDENPSVASQYGIRSIPTLMIFKGGQRVDMVVGAVPKTTLSNTLEKYL; this comes from the coding sequence ATGTCAGCAGCAGCCCCAGTTACAGATGATAGTTTTAAACAAGAGGTTTTAGATAGCGAAATTCCTGTGCTGGTAGACTTTTGGGCCCCTTGGTGTGGACCTTGCCGTATGGTAGCTCCCGTCGTTGATGAAATTGCCGAACAATACGCCGGTCAAGTCAAGGTGGTTAAGTTAAATACCGACGAAAATCCCTCGGTTGCCAGTCAATATGGGATTCGGAGTATTCCGACCTTAATGATTTTTAAGGGGGGTCAGCGAGTTGATATGGTTGTTGGCGCTGTTCCCAAAACAACTTTATCAAACACTCTCGAAAAGTACCTTTAG
- a CDS encoding LOG family protein — translation MVLSDSQNHSQAELMEDLLTFIEQLPSHKHSQLIMRALKVLMRIAGEDIDRLDWKILTSSIEDMEKGFKVFYPYRHIRKVTIFGSARIAPLSSEYRLAVEFARRITQAGFMVLTGGGGGIMQAGNEGAGREQSFGLNIQLPFEQVSNHFIADDPKLVNFKYFFTRKLFFLRESDAVALFPGGFGTQDEAFETLTLCQTGKYGPAPLVLIDEPDGDYWQTWNEQIQKNLLERGLISPEDTNLYTVTNNLEAACNTIRYFYRVYHSSRYVGQQYVMRLNDFLSDEQVEQLNEEFNDILVKGKIQKSGALPEENNDETADLPRLVFYFDQRSFGRLYQMIHTINQFKTVSSTQKHPEWK, via the coding sequence ATGGTCTTATCCGACTCTCAGAACCACTCCCAAGCAGAATTAATGGAAGACTTGTTAACTTTTATTGAGCAATTACCCTCCCATAAACACAGTCAATTAATTATGAGGGCGTTAAAGGTTCTTATGCGTATTGCTGGGGAAGATATCGATCGCCTAGACTGGAAAATATTAACCTCTTCGATAGAAGATATGGAAAAAGGATTTAAGGTCTTTTATCCCTATCGCCACATTCGTAAAGTGACTATTTTTGGGTCTGCTCGTATTGCGCCGCTAAGTTCAGAATATCGTTTAGCGGTAGAATTTGCTCGTCGTATTACTCAAGCGGGGTTTATGGTATTGACCGGCGGAGGAGGGGGAATTATGCAGGCCGGTAATGAAGGCGCAGGCAGAGAGCAGTCTTTTGGGCTAAATATTCAATTACCGTTTGAACAGGTGAGCAATCATTTTATTGCTGATGACCCAAAATTGGTTAATTTTAAATATTTTTTTACTCGGAAATTATTTTTTTTACGGGAAAGTGATGCAGTTGCTTTGTTTCCGGGTGGGTTTGGGACTCAGGATGAAGCTTTTGAAACGTTAACCCTTTGTCAAACGGGTAAATATGGGCCTGCGCCTTTAGTTTTAATTGATGAACCCGATGGAGATTATTGGCAAACTTGGAATGAACAAATTCAAAAAAATCTATTAGAGCGAGGGCTAATTAGTCCTGAAGATACTAATCTTTATACAGTCACAAATAATCTAGAGGCAGCTTGTAATACGATTCGTTATTTTTATCGGGTTTATCATTCAAGTCGCTATGTTGGTCAACAGTATGTGATGCGTCTTAACGATTTCTTGAGTGATGAACAAGTAGAACAGTTAAACGAAGAATTTAATGATATTTTAGTCAAAGGCAAAATTCAAAAAAGTGGGGCTTTACCTGAAGAAAATAACGATGAAACTGCTGATTTACCCCGTTTAGTGTTTTATTTTGATCAACGGAGTTTTGGACGGTTGTATCAAATGATCCATACTATTAATCAATTTAAAACGGTTTCATCTACCCAAAAACATCCCGAATGGAAATAA
- a CDS encoding photosystem II reaction center protein J, protein MFAEGRIPLWVVAVIAGLGVIAVVGLFFYGAYAGLGSSL, encoded by the coding sequence ATGTTTGCAGAAGGACGTATTCCCTTATGGGTAGTAGCCGTTATTGCGGGTTTAGGTGTAATTGCTGTAGTGGGTCTTTTCTTCTATGGTGCTTATGCTGGTTTAGGATCTTCTCTGTAG
- a CDS encoding photosystem II reaction center protein L — protein sequence MERNTNPNRQPVELNRTSLYLGLLLVAVLGILFSSYFFN from the coding sequence ATGGAAAGAAATACTAATCCTAATAGACAACCGGTAGAATTAAATAGAACTTCTCTTTATTTAGGTTTACTTTTGGTTGCTGTTCTTGGTATCTTATTCTCCAGCTATTTCTTTAATTAA
- the psbF gene encoding cytochrome b559 subunit beta, whose translation MANPTGNQPVSYPIFTVRWLAVHTLAVPTVFFIGAIAAMQFIQR comes from the coding sequence ATGGCTAATCCAACAGGAAATCAACCGGTTTCTTATCCCATTTTTACCGTCAGATGGTTAGCGGTTCATACCCTAGCTGTGCCTACGGTATTCTTTATCGGCGCGATCGCTGCTATGCAATTTATTCAGAGATAG